The following proteins are co-located in the Microcystis wesenbergii NRERC-220 genome:
- a CDS encoding YidH family protein, which translates to MLFFLKSPVTESKTSIKPKKVNPNRVRDHLANERTYLSWMRTAIALMGFGMVILRLRAFHPPLVPRPGYGWKLGLMFALVGLLTVFLTTAHYFTVRRDIDEDTYEPADRWVLLFSLAIVILGAGIIYFVATSPDLLMGSMMTFE; encoded by the coding sequence ATGTTATTTTTTCTCAAATCGCCAGTGACGGAAAGCAAGACCAGCATTAAACCGAAAAAAGTCAATCCCAATCGAGTCCGCGATCATCTGGCCAATGAACGCACCTATCTGTCTTGGATGCGAACGGCGATCGCATTAATGGGTTTTGGTATGGTTATCCTGCGCTTACGGGCCTTTCATCCTCCTCTGGTTCCCAGGCCCGGTTATGGTTGGAAATTAGGCTTAATGTTTGCTTTAGTGGGTTTATTGACCGTATTTTTGACCACAGCCCATTATTTTACAGTCAGACGAGATATAGATGAAGATACCTACGAACCAGCCGATCGATGGGTGCTACTATTTAGTTTAGCGATCGTTATTCTCGGTGCGGGAATTATCTATTTTGTCGCCACCAGTCCCGATCTGTTGATGGGTAGTATGATGACCTTCGAGTGA
- a CDS encoding pentapeptide repeat-containing protein: MKPTLLTAFCLLLITIFSCFHPAIAKAVTPTDSAPAKITLVEPAAAADNLQKLQETNACVGCDFNGISLKDLNLSSANLEGANLSQADLERTNLQGANLKGTNLQGADLGKTLLAGADLSGANLLGADLEKANLQGANLTNANLQKADLEKANLTNARLDGANLQDADGEGAIGVDPNHFTKFSVKS, encoded by the coding sequence ATGAAACCGACGCTACTGACAGCCTTCTGTCTATTGCTAATCACAATTTTTTCTTGCTTCCACCCTGCCATCGCTAAGGCCGTTACCCCCACTGACAGCGCACCGGCAAAAATTACTCTGGTCGAGCCGGCTGCCGCCGCGGATAATCTGCAAAAACTACAGGAAACTAACGCCTGTGTCGGTTGTGACTTTAACGGAATTAGCCTCAAAGATTTAAACTTGTCCTCGGCCAATCTAGAAGGAGCAAACCTCAGCCAAGCGGATCTAGAAAGAACAAACTTACAGGGTGCTAACCTCAAAGGGACTAATCTCCAGGGAGCCGACCTCGGCAAAACTCTCCTAGCGGGAGCCGATTTAAGCGGGGCCAATCTCTTAGGTGCAGATTTAGAAAAAGCTAACCTGCAAGGAGCAAACTTAACCAACGCCAATCTGCAAAAAGCTGACTTAGAGAAGGCCAATCTCACTAATGCTCGGTTAGACGGTGCTAACCTGCAAGATGCGGACGGTGAAGGCGCGATCGGTGTCGATCCCAATCACTTTACCAAATTCTCCGTTAAAAGTTGA
- a CDS encoding helix-turn-helix domain-containing protein: MAGVSKIEIRESEAELKELLRQEKTGSGKERIQVLYLLKTKKAKTVTEAAEMIGRNRVTVQDWVGKYRQGGLEKLLSKKVGTGRPRKVPQWAEKALEKRLKENQGFDSQVEICEWLEKKIGIKAKYKTVHKLVYYRLKASPKIARPKSLEQSEERLEYFKKTS; the protein is encoded by the coding sequence ATGGCAGGAGTTTCTAAGATAGAAATCAGAGAAAGCGAAGCAGAACTCAAGGAACTGCTCAGACAAGAAAAAACTGGTTCAGGAAAAGAAAGAATACAAGTATTGTACTTATTAAAGACAAAAAAGGCAAAAACGGTGACAGAAGCCGCCGAAATGATCGGGAGAAACAGAGTCACCGTACAAGATTGGGTAGGAAAATACCGTCAAGGGGGATTAGAAAAATTATTGTCGAAAAAAGTGGGTACAGGAAGACCAAGAAAAGTTCCCCAATGGGCAGAAAAAGCCTTAGAAAAAAGATTAAAAGAAAACCAAGGGTTTGATAGTCAGGTCGAGATTTGTGAATGGTTAGAGAAAAAAATAGGGATAAAAGCAAAGTATAAAACCGTTCATAAATTAGTATATTATAGACTAAAAGCGTCACCAAAAATAGCGAGACCAAAAAGCCTAGAGCAGTCAGAAGAAAGGTTAGAGTATTTTAAAAAAACTTCTTAG
- a CDS encoding sulfite exporter TauE/SafE family protein, which produces MDYSLLTIFSFFIGIVVGLTGIGGSSLITPLLIFVFQVPATTAVGSDVVAAGLMKVVGTVRHWQQQTIDLEVVKWLVIGSVPGSLLGLVGFRYFQQNSSLNLDQWLPPIIGLVLMIVTVLAALELLISLFFPDLSPWSWPKLDLTTRSGQIKTTILGAVLGYLVGLTSISSGSLFALVLMTFFHLDSRKLVGTDLSQASILLTCTSIGHLGLGTVDWNLVLPIWLGGIPGVVVGARLSEYFPKNALKILLYTILVTVSWRLLQPT; this is translated from the coding sequence ATGGACTATTCTTTATTGACAATATTTAGCTTTTTTATCGGAATTGTCGTGGGATTAACGGGAATTGGCGGTTCATCCTTGATTACACCCCTATTGATCTTTGTATTTCAGGTTCCCGCTACCACCGCAGTGGGTTCCGATGTGGTAGCGGCCGGGTTGATGAAAGTGGTCGGCACCGTTCGTCACTGGCAACAGCAAACGATCGACTTAGAGGTGGTAAAATGGCTAGTAATTGGCAGTGTACCCGGTTCTCTGTTAGGATTAGTCGGTTTTCGCTATTTTCAGCAGAATAGCTCCCTCAATCTCGATCAATGGTTGCCTCCTATCATCGGCCTTGTCTTGATGATCGTGACTGTCCTAGCGGCCCTGGAACTACTAATCTCCTTATTTTTTCCCGATTTGTCCCCTTGGTCCTGGCCAAAATTAGATTTAACCACTCGCTCTGGTCAGATAAAAACAACGATATTAGGGGCAGTTTTAGGCTATTTGGTCGGTTTAACCAGTATTTCCAGTGGTTCCTTGTTTGCATTGGTCTTGATGACCTTTTTTCACCTTGATTCTCGCAAATTAGTCGGTACAGATCTATCGCAAGCGTCCATCCTCTTAACCTGTACTTCCATTGGTCATCTGGGATTAGGAACGGTAGATTGGAATCTGGTACTTCCCATCTGGTTGGGTGGAATACCGGGGGTAGTAGTGGGAGCAAGATTATCGGAATATTTCCCCAAAAATGCCCTAAAAATACTGCTTTATACTATTCTGGTCACGGTCAGTTGGCGCTTACTCCAACCAACCTAA
- a CDS encoding RNA-guided endonuclease InsQ/TnpB family protein, protein MEKAYSFRFYPTPEQESLLRRTLGCVRLVDNKALHLRTQAWYERQERVGYTETSSMLTEWKKQEELDFLNEVSCVPLQQGLRHLQTAFTNFFAGRTKYPNFKKKHQGGSAEFTKSAFKFKDKQIYLAKCTEPLPIRWSRQIPESCEPSTVTVRLHPSGRWHISIRFDDPTIKPLPVTDKAIGIDLGISSLVITSDGDKVSNPKHFKKHYRRLRKAQKNLSKKKKGSKNREKARIKVARIHAQITDSRKDHLHKLTTQLVRENQTIVVENLAVKNMVKNPKLSQAISDVSWGEITRQLAYKCRWYGRNYIEIDRWFPSSKRCSNCGYIAEKMPLNVREWDCPDCGTHHDRDINASKNILAAGLAVSVCGATIRPEQSKSVKAGAKNPSGKKQKPFG, encoded by the coding sequence ATGGAAAAAGCCTACTCGTTCCGATTTTACCCCACACCCGAACAAGAGTCGCTATTGCGGCGCACTTTGGGCTGTGTAAGATTGGTTGACAATAAGGCACTCCATCTCAGAACACAAGCTTGGTATGAAAGACAAGAAAGAGTAGGATATACTGAAACTTCTTCAATGTTGACCGAGTGGAAAAAGCAAGAAGAATTAGACTTTCTCAATGAAGTTAGCTGTGTACCTTTACAACAAGGCTTAAGACATTTACAAACAGCTTTTACTAATTTCTTTGCTGGTCGTACTAAGTATCCTAACTTTAAGAAAAAACATCAGGGAGGAAGTGCCGAATTTACCAAATCTGCTTTTAAGTTCAAAGACAAACAAATCTATTTAGCCAAATGCACAGAACCCTTACCTATTCGATGGTCAAGACAAATACCAGAAAGCTGTGAACCAAGCACAGTAACAGTCAGATTACATCCTTCTGGACGTTGGCATATTTCAATTAGATTTGATGACCCAACGATTAAGCCTCTACCAGTAACAGATAAAGCCATCGGAATTGACTTAGGAATTAGTAGCCTCGTGATTACCAGCGATGGCGATAAAGTATCTAATCCCAAGCATTTTAAAAAGCATTATCGGAGACTGCGAAAGGCCCAAAAAAATCTTTCTAAGAAGAAGAAAGGCTCAAAAAATCGGGAAAAAGCAAGAATCAAAGTAGCCAGAATTCACGCTCAAATCACCGATAGCAGAAAAGACCATTTACATAAGCTAACCACTCAATTAGTTCGTGAAAACCAAACGATTGTGGTTGAGAATTTAGCCGTCAAGAATATGGTCAAAAACCCGAAATTATCTCAGGCAATATCTGATGTAAGCTGGGGAGAAATTACCCGACAATTAGCCTATAAATGCCGTTGGTATGGGAGAAACTACATCGAAATAGATAGATGGTTTCCTAGCTCTAAAAGGTGTAGTAATTGCGGGTATATTGCTGAGAAAATGCCGTTAAATGTTCGAGAGTGGGACTGTCCAGACTGTGGGACTCACCATGACCGAGATATTAACGCCAGTAAAAATATTTTGGCCGCAGGGCTTGCGGTGTCAGTCTGTGGAGCGACTATAAGACCAGAACAGAGTAAATCTGTTAAGGCAGGTGCGAAAAATCCTTCGGGAAAGAAACAGAAACCGTTCGGCTGA
- a CDS encoding LysR substrate-binding domain-containing protein, with translation MARMTLDQLEIFLATAEHLHFTKAAEALYITQPAVSAAIASLENEYGVKLFHRVGRHIEITETGRLLQLEAQRILTQVTLTERGLAEFNDLQRGELQLGSSLTIGNYWLPAKISDFQERYPAIKINCTLANTEEICLGTANGRFDLALIEGEVKSDLTHCLEQESVGSDRLLIIVGRSHPWYKREAIELPELVETPWVMRESGSGTQQRFEEALRNWGIDLRTLKVTLLLNTGEMVKAIIENSSAAAGISELMVQKELELGTLRSIRVIDTSGLSPRYLEFTRPFLKIKHRQRFQPRVCQVFEQML, from the coding sequence ATGGCCAGAATGACCCTAGATCAACTGGAAATCTTTCTCGCGACTGCCGAACATCTCCACTTCACCAAAGCAGCAGAAGCTTTATATATCACCCAACCGGCCGTCAGTGCCGCCATTGCCTCCCTAGAAAATGAATACGGGGTGAAATTATTCCACCGCGTCGGTCGTCACATCGAGATCACGGAAACAGGACGTTTACTGCAATTAGAAGCGCAACGCATTCTCACCCAGGTAACTTTGACAGAAAGGGGATTGGCGGAATTCAACGACTTGCAACGGGGAGAACTACAATTAGGGTCGAGTTTGACTATTGGTAACTATTGGCTGCCGGCAAAAATTAGCGATTTTCAGGAGCGCTATCCAGCAATTAAGATCAATTGCACCCTAGCTAATACGGAAGAAATCTGTCTGGGTACGGCTAACGGACGTTTTGACCTAGCATTAATCGAGGGAGAAGTCAAGAGTGATTTAACACATTGTTTAGAACAGGAGAGCGTCGGCAGCGATCGCTTATTAATTATTGTCGGACGTTCTCATCCCTGGTATAAAAGAGAAGCGATCGAATTGCCGGAATTAGTGGAAACCCCTTGGGTAATGCGAGAATCGGGATCGGGAACTCAACAAAGATTCGAGGAAGCGCTACGGAATTGGGGCATCGATTTACGGACATTAAAGGTGACTTTGCTGTTAAATACGGGAGAAATGGTGAAGGCAATCATCGAGAATAGTTCGGCAGCTGCCGGGATTTCCGAATTGATGGTTCAAAAGGAATTAGAATTAGGCACATTGCGATCGATTCGAGTCATCGATACTTCCGGTTTATCCCCTCGCTATCTCGAATTTACGCGCCCTTTTTTAAAAATAAAACACCGTCAGCGCTTTCAACCCCGCGTCTGTCAAGTTTTCGAGCAGATGTTGTAA
- a CDS encoding transposase translates to MQLDNARFHKAKKLKIPDNIILIFQPPYCPESNPIEQIWQYLKKGLRWKLPASLDELRELITERLKVMTQKVIASITGRAYILEALSVVGI, encoded by the coding sequence ATCCAGTTAGATAATGCTCGATTTCATAAGGCGAAAAAGTTAAAAATTCCCGACAACATTATACTGATATTTCAACCGCCCTATTGCCCTGAATCCAATCCAATTGAACAGATTTGGCAATACTTAAAGAAGGGATTGAGATGGAAATTACCAGCTTCTTTAGATGAATTAAGAGAATTAATTACCGAGAGACTGAAAGTTATGACCCAGAAGGTAATTGCTTCGATTACAGGACGTGCTTATATTCTTGAGGCTTTATCTGTAGTCGGTATTTAG
- the rfbF gene encoding glucose-1-phosphate cytidylyltransferase, translating into MVIQSVSLTVKDYKSNLPVAILCGGKGTRLREETEFRPKPMIAIGNRPIIWHIMKTYAHYGLTDFMLCLGYKGEIIRDYFFSYDWNQSDVLLELGNKKVTKLDSGHEEEDWRIWLIDTGQETMTGGRLKRLTPYIERSGSEIFLATYGDGVCDVNIADLLDFHYSHGKLATMTAVRPSSRFGELIIEGNLVTQFQEKPQTAEGWINGGYFVLNRKVLDLIEGDTTTFEAQPLRTLAALGELAVYRHDGFWQCMDTYREMEILNHLYDTGQARWKIW; encoded by the coding sequence ATGGTAATACAATCGGTCAGTTTAACAGTTAAGGACTATAAGTCTAACCTTCCCGTGGCTATCTTGTGTGGTGGCAAAGGAACCCGACTGCGGGAAGAAACCGAATTTCGACCTAAGCCGATGATTGCCATCGGAAATCGGCCAATTATTTGGCATATCATGAAAACCTATGCCCACTATGGCTTAACTGACTTTATGCTCTGTCTAGGGTATAAAGGGGAAATAATCCGGGACTATTTCTTTAGCTATGATTGGAATCAAAGTGATGTCCTCTTAGAGTTAGGCAATAAAAAAGTGACCAAACTCGATAGTGGACACGAGGAGGAAGACTGGCGTATTTGGTTAATTGATACAGGACAGGAAACCATGACCGGAGGCCGTCTTAAACGTCTCACCCCTTACATAGAGAGAAGCGGAAGCGAGATCTTTTTAGCCACCTATGGGGATGGGGTTTGTGATGTGAATATTGCGGATCTGTTGGATTTCCATTACTCCCATGGGAAATTAGCCACGATGACGGCGGTTCGTCCTTCTTCTCGCTTTGGCGAGTTAATCATTGAGGGTAATTTAGTCACTCAATTCCAAGAAAAGCCCCAAACGGCTGAAGGATGGATTAATGGGGGTTATTTTGTCTTAAATCGCAAGGTTTTGGATTTAATTGAGGGAGATACGACGACTTTTGAAGCACAACCCCTAAGAACCCTAGCCGCTTTAGGAGAACTCGCCGTCTATAGGCATGATGGGTTTTGGCAGTGTATGGATACTTACCGAGAAATGGAAATACTCAATCACCTTTATGACACTGGACAAGCTAGATGGAAAATATGGTAA
- a CDS encoding sulfate/molybdate ABC transporter ATP-binding protein has product MSIIIERVSKKFGTFTALDNINLEIKSNRLVALLGPSGSGKTTLLRAIAGLEPPDTGKIIINGKDTTNLNVRKRNIGFVFQHYALFKHLMVRQNIAFGLKIRKAAPDYIQKRVDNLLSLIQLQGLGDRYPAQLSGGQRQRVALARALAVEPEVLLLDEPFGALDAKVRKELRVWLRQLHEEVHVTSVFVTHDQEEAMEVADEIVIFNEGKIEQVGTPDQVYDHPASAFVMSFIGRVNVVPPTSAALFGQLGGGTNGVKIFIRPHDLEILSFPNGSSIAAKVERIIHLGWAIDVELILPDRSLLIAHLNREQLDQLHLQVGEQVYVRPRYARVFA; this is encoded by the coding sequence GTGAGCATCATCATCGAGCGAGTATCGAAAAAATTCGGCACCTTTACTGCTTTAGACAACATCAACCTAGAGATCAAATCGAATCGTCTGGTGGCACTGCTGGGGCCGTCCGGTTCAGGAAAAACCACTCTCCTGAGAGCGATCGCAGGATTAGAACCTCCCGACACAGGCAAAATTATCATCAACGGCAAAGACACAACCAATTTAAATGTCAGAAAAAGGAATATTGGCTTTGTTTTTCAGCATTATGCGCTTTTTAAACATCTGATGGTGCGTCAGAATATCGCTTTCGGTTTAAAGATTCGCAAAGCTGCCCCGGACTACATTCAAAAACGAGTGGACAATCTCTTGAGTTTAATTCAATTGCAGGGATTAGGCGATCGCTATCCGGCCCAACTATCCGGGGGTCAACGTCAACGGGTTGCCCTGGCCCGGGCTTTAGCGGTGGAACCGGAAGTATTATTATTAGATGAGCCTTTTGGGGCCTTGGATGCCAAAGTTAGAAAAGAGCTACGAGTTTGGTTGCGACAGTTACACGAGGAGGTTCATGTCACCAGTGTTTTTGTCACCCACGACCAGGAGGAAGCCATGGAAGTGGCCGACGAGATCGTAATTTTTAATGAGGGTAAAATCGAACAGGTGGGAACTCCCGATCAGGTGTACGATCATCCTGCCTCTGCTTTTGTGATGAGTTTTATCGGCCGGGTGAATGTTGTACCACCGACCTCGGCTGCACTATTCGGGCAGCTCGGAGGGGGTACTAACGGAGTCAAGATTTTTATTCGTCCCCACGACCTAGAAATTCTCTCTTTTCCCAATGGGTCTAGCATTGCGGCAAAAGTCGAGCGCATTATCCATCTGGGTTGGGCCATCGATGTGGAATTAATTCTACCCGATCGCTCTCTCCTGATTGCCCATCTGAATCGAGAACAACTGGATCAACTGCACCTCCAAGTCGGGGAGCAAGTTTATGTTCGTCCTCGGTATGCTCGCGTTTTTGCTTAA
- a CDS encoding IS630 transposase-related protein codes for MAAPYSDDLRQKAVSAVERGEKKSHVCRTLNISRNTLDIWLKRKKQTGTVAAKTNYRRGPKPQIDDLEAFQKLAEQYGHLTQEKMAQKWANPVSRMRIGQALKRIGFTRKKNLWLQRKR; via the coding sequence ATGGCAGCACCCTATAGTGATGATTTAAGACAGAAAGCAGTGAGTGCCGTAGAGCGAGGGGAGAAAAAAAGCCATGTCTGTCGCACCCTCAATATTAGTCGTAATACATTAGACATCTGGCTGAAACGGAAGAAACAAACTGGGACGGTGGCCGCTAAAACTAACTATCGTCGAGGGCCGAAGCCCCAAATTGACGATTTAGAAGCCTTTCAAAAGTTGGCCGAACAATATGGGCATTTGACCCAAGAAAAAATGGCCCAAAAATGGGCTAACCCAGTCAGTAGGATGAGAATTGGTCAAGCCCTCAAAAGAATTGGATTTACTAGAAAAAAAAACTTATGGCTACAGAGAAAGAGATGA
- a CDS encoding transposase: MRGISCLDSIYNSIFFLTFLNVQHFCPYGYCHKSERFEALKLGHCSERVSVISGWWRGSTIAPMVFEGYCNTELVCEWIEQLLLPELLPGQIIIIDNASFHPKERIKKLLAKAGCEVLFLPAYSPDINKIEKFWARLKNYVSQIINDSENLVDAVSKAFRHLS; encoded by the coding sequence GTGAGGGGAATAAGTTGTCTAGATTCTATCTATAATAGCATTTTTTTTCTGACTTTTCTCAACGTTCAACACTTCTGCCCTTATGGATATTGTCACAAATCAGAAAGATTTGAGGCTTTAAAGTTAGGTCACTGTAGCGAAAGAGTTAGTGTGATCAGCGGTTGGTGGCGTGGTTCCACGATCGCGCCAATGGTGTTTGAGGGGTACTGTAATACAGAGTTGGTGTGTGAGTGGATAGAACAATTGCTATTACCCGAACTACTACCCGGTCAAATTATCATCATTGATAACGCCAGTTTTCATCCCAAAGAGAGAATCAAAAAATTGTTAGCTAAAGCGGGATGTGAAGTGCTATTTTTACCCGCCTATTCTCCAGATATCAACAAAATTGAAAAGTTCTGGGCTAGATTGAAAAACTATGTTAGTCAGATTATCAATGATAGTGAAAACCTTGTGGATGCTGTGAGTAAAGCCTTCAGGCATCTGTCCTAA
- a CDS encoding LamG-like jellyroll fold domain-containing protein, with protein MAKFFFINSGMELFTPKLLNPTIWVKANASNTLNLSGSNLTGVKDIANDLSFSATGAITVNTTELGGKSVLSINNTSSSQFLSALFNYGGNALTLVSLHRNNSDPSVVSRTRFGRLWSLASSTEQDFSNTSGILLGYGINGTNGVYMYRNNAIAGQTSPLINNQWASVIATKNGSQTRIILNGGTPVNGNTSTASFNINRIRIGNDMTTSDSGMNGFIAENLLWTRELSSSEINLLTGYLHWEWEMQSLLPSNHPYGNRPPYVGDV; from the coding sequence ATGGCTAAATTTTTCTTTATTAATTCAGGGATGGAGTTGTTTACTCCTAAGCTTTTAAATCCTACAATTTGGGTTAAAGCTAACGCTTCTAATACACTTAATCTAAGCGGATCAAACCTGACAGGAGTGAAAGATATAGCTAATGATTTAAGTTTTTCTGCCACTGGTGCGATTACAGTAAATACCACAGAATTAGGAGGTAAGTCGGTATTAAGTATTAATAATACTAGCTCTAGTCAATTTCTTTCTGCTCTTTTTAACTACGGAGGAAATGCACTTACTTTAGTTTCTCTTCACAGAAATAACTCTGATCCATCGGTTGTATCAAGAACTAGATTTGGTAGGCTGTGGTCCCTTGCTTCCTCGACGGAGCAAGATTTCAGTAATACGAGCGGTATCCTATTGGGATACGGAATTAATGGCACCAATGGGGTTTATATGTACAGAAATAATGCTATAGCGGGTCAAACTTCGCCGCTAATCAACAACCAGTGGGCTTCTGTTATTGCTACTAAAAACGGTTCTCAAACAAGAATAATTTTAAATGGAGGAACCCCCGTAAATGGAAATACTTCTACAGCAAGTTTTAATATTAATAGAATTAGAATTGGCAACGATATGACAACATCTGATTCTGGGATGAATGGGTTTATAGCCGAAAATCTCTTATGGACTAGAGAACTATCTAGCTCAGAGATTAATTTGTTAACTGGTTATTTGCATTGGGAATGGGAGATGCAGTCTCTTTTACCCAGTAATCACCCTTACGGCAACCGCCCGCCTTATGTGGGGGATGTTTAA
- a CDS encoding IS4 family transposase: MMTNFSKLIKELLKPLPKNDYPALDTFTFLSCWIGFALDKSIVSMRDLCSRMVLQGINVNLSTFSKASKIRETSPFEKVIVELNKRLVAKKGIENARALFPIDSTIISLTSKLLWSQGWHQVKLFSGLNSITTEVVGILIHFGQGHDSKEGGKTIEAIPVNGVGAMDRGFASNQRITELLESSDKHFVLRVKNNISLEMLENGKCKLGKDKRQIEVRVVAFCDLESQTEFRLATDLPLEGEGAVSNEEVAEIYIQRWQIELLWKFLKMHLKLDNLITKNENGIRLHIYSCIIAYLILQLIDIEEGFGKSLLDKLRYLQSFMCQHISYVHWFRRIVYSI; encoded by the coding sequence CTGATGACGAATTTTTCAAAACTCATAAAAGAGCTTCTCAAACCACTGCCTAAAAATGACTACCCCGCTTTAGATACTTTTACATTTTTGTCCTGTTGGATTGGTTTTGCTTTAGATAAAAGCATCGTCAGTATGAGGGACTTATGCAGTAGAATGGTACTTCAAGGAATTAATGTAAATTTATCCACATTTTCTAAGGCAAGCAAAATTAGAGAAACAAGTCCATTTGAGAAAGTCATTGTCGAATTAAATAAGCGTTTAGTTGCCAAAAAAGGAATAGAGAATGCGCGAGCTTTATTTCCTATTGACTCAACAATAATTAGCTTAACCAGTAAATTACTATGGTCCCAGGGATGGCATCAAGTAAAACTATTCTCTGGTCTTAATAGTATCACAACAGAGGTGGTCGGAATACTCATCCATTTTGGTCAAGGTCATGACTCAAAAGAAGGAGGAAAAACGATAGAAGCAATTCCTGTAAATGGAGTTGGAGCAATGGATAGAGGATTTGCGTCTAATCAAAGAATCACCGAATTATTAGAGAGTAGTGACAAGCATTTTGTCTTGAGAGTGAAAAATAATATTAGCCTAGAGATGCTCGAAAATGGCAAGTGTAAACTCGGAAAAGATAAAAGACAAATAGAAGTAAGAGTAGTCGCTTTTTGCGACCTAGAAAGTCAAACAGAATTTCGGCTGGCGACAGATTTACCTCTAGAAGGAGAAGGAGCAGTTAGTAATGAAGAAGTTGCCGAAATTTACATCCAAAGATGGCAAATAGAACTGCTGTGGAAATTTTTAAAAATGCATCTAAAGTTGGATAATCTAATCACTAAAAACGAGAACGGAATCCGCCTACATATCTATAGTTGCATTATCGCTTATCTGATTCTACAGCTAATAGATATTGAAGAAGGATTTGGGAAAAGCTTATTAGACAAACTGCGCTATTTACAGAGTTTCATGTGTCAACATATTAGCTATGTACACTGGTTCCGGAGGATTGTCTATTCAATTTAA
- a CDS encoding cadmium resistance transporter encodes MTTMITAISTAIAAFIATNLDDILILTILFAQVNKLFRRRHIVIGQYLGFILLILASLTGFFGSFLIPAQWIRFLGLLPVIFGIRSLWQREETETDNNVEMAVESAPSSPLAAWFSPQTGAVAAITIANGSDNIGIYLPLFASNTWPNLVTIVSVFLILVGVWCFTAHQLTKLPAIANLITSHGSHFVPCVLIGLGVFMIKESLLLAFLALSLSYGWALLQQQAESI; translated from the coding sequence ATGACTACCATGATTACTGCCATATCCACAGCAATAGCGGCGTTTATTGCCACTAATCTCGATGACATCCTGATTTTGACGATTCTTTTCGCCCAAGTCAATAAACTTTTTCGCCGTCGTCATATCGTTATCGGTCAGTATTTAGGCTTTATACTGCTGATTTTGGCGAGTTTAACCGGCTTTTTCGGGAGTTTCTTGATTCCGGCTCAGTGGATTCGTTTTCTCGGTCTGTTACCCGTGATTTTCGGGATTAGGAGTCTCTGGCAGCGAGAAGAAACCGAGACGGATAATAATGTGGAGATGGCTGTAGAATCAGCACCGTCTTCTCCTTTGGCGGCCTGGTTTTCCCCTCAAACCGGCGCTGTGGCGGCAATTACCATCGCCAATGGCAGTGATAATATCGGCATTTATCTGCCGCTGTTTGCTAGTAATACCTGGCCAAATTTAGTCACTATCGTCAGCGTTTTTCTGATCTTGGTGGGTGTTTGGTGTTTTACTGCTCATCAGTTGACTAAATTACCGGCGATCGCTAATTTAATTACCAGTCACGGCAGCCACTTTGTCCCCTGTGTGCTGATCGGTTTGGGTGTGTTTATGATCAAGGAAAGTCTTCTCCTGGCTTTCTTGGCCTTATCCTTAAGCTATGGATGGGCGCTTCTCCAGCAGCAAGCAGAATCTATTTAA
- a CDS encoding D-Ala-D-Ala carboxypeptidase family metallohydrolase has translation MASTKINWNNRQSKISRYFSVSEVTQNDSRRTPPVGSDIEREIFRLAIELDKIREEWGSPVLVTSWYRPPVVNRAVGGSSNSQHLYGRAVDIRPANPSSLAKFQTWLDQHWYGALGYGARRGFVHLDTRNGKGWKTGGQKGPRWNY, from the coding sequence ATGGCTTCTACTAAAATTAACTGGAATAATCGTCAGTCTAAGATCAGCAGATATTTTAGCGTCAGCGAAGTAACTCAGAATGACTCGCGGCGAACTCCCCCGGTCGGTAGCGATATAGAGCGCGAGATTTTCCGACTTGCGATCGAACTCGATAAAATCCGTGAGGAGTGGGGTTCTCCGGTGTTAGTTACCTCTTGGTATCGCCCGCCGGTGGTTAATCGCGCCGTGGGTGGGTCTTCCAATTCTCAGCATCTTTACGGCCGGGCGGTCGATATTCGCCCAGCTAATCCCTCGTCTTTAGCTAAGTTTCAAACGTGGCTTGATCAACATTGGTATGGAGCGCTCGGGTACGGGGCGCGCCGGGGTTTTGTTCACCTTGACACTCGCAACGGAAAGGGATGGAAAACCGGAGGGCAAAAAGGGCCAAGATGGAATTATTAG